The proteins below come from a single Panicum hallii strain FIL2 chromosome 7, PHallii_v3.1, whole genome shotgun sequence genomic window:
- the LOC112898887 gene encoding putative G3BP-like protein isoform X3 — translation MDPMEQPEPEVAGHYYALQVGSYFLTGYYNVLTNQPHLASQFYTDNSSVVRLDCETGQWSLGETVEVINDMMMSMNVTKVEVKTANFLESWGAAITLLVTGLVQLKNYPVRKRFVQNIVLAPKKDGYFIFSDIFKLICDEYDDQYHVSDYNCADNLPQVDASYTMAETAGSDYLDGEPQEVVAPAENHVQQQDPSEYKVVNVIYEEAHSEEHMPSFPSSTGVKQEWPLAPHPSSPPTPEEPVEEAPKTYASVLRTKAKATMGNAESPQAQQLAQQVQTVPVHEKSNLDNNRAVSAPDDEEFISVYVGNLSPSTSVFDLEKVFQAFGRIKPDGVAIRSRKEAGVFFGFVEFEDMSGIQNALNASPIELNGRLVHVEERRPNCGFPSARRRGRGRDQGGGRYDGEYATRSKGTGHQKKGGRQSDSY, via the exons ATGGACCCGATGGAGCAGCCGGAGCCCGAAGTCGCGGGCCACTACTACGCCCTCCAG GTGGGCTCCTACTTCCTGACGGGCTACTACAACGTCCTGACGAACCAGCCGCACCTGGCGAGCCAGTTCTACACGGACAATAGCAGCGTCGTCAGGCTGGACTGCGAGACGGGGCAGTGGTCGCTTGGAGAGACGGTGGAG GTTATCAATGATATGATGATGTCCATGAATGTAACCAAGGTTGAGGTTAAAACAGCAAATTTCTTGGAGTCATGGGGTGCGGCGATCACGCTGCTGGTCACTGGCCTAGTGCAATTGAAGAACTACCCTGTTCGAAAGCGATTCGTTCAGAATATTGTTCTTGCTCCAAAGAAAGATGGGTATTTTATATTCAGTGACATCTTTAAGCTCATCTGTGATGAGTACGATGATCAGTACCATGTTTCTGATTACAATTGTGCTGACAACCTGCCCCAAGTGGATGCTTCTTATACAATGGCTGAAACAG CAGGGTCTGATTATTTGGATGGAGAACCTCAGGAGGTTGTAGCTCCTGCTGAAAATCATGTGCAGCAGCAAGATCCTTCGGAGTATAAGGTTGTGAATGTGATCTATGAGGAAGCTCATTCAGAAGAGCATATGCCCTCATTCCCCAGTTCAACAGGTGTTAAACAGGAGTGGCCTCTTGCTCCCCACCCATCTTCCCCGCCTACCCCCGAAGAACCTGTGGAAGAAGCACCTAAAACATATGCTTCAGTG TTGCGAACAAAAGCGAAGGCCACAATGGGGAATGCAGAGTCTCCACAGGCTCAACAGTTGGCTCAGCAGGTGCAAACTGTCCCGGTGCATGAAAAATCTAACTTGGACAACAACCGGGCTGTTAGCGCCCCTgatgatgaag AGTTTATTTCAGTTTATGTTGGGAATCTTTCACCATCTACTTCAGTCTTTGATCTTGAGAAGGTGTTTCAGGCTTTTGGAAGAATTAAACCTGATGGAGTTGCCATCCGAAGCCGCAAG GAGGCTGGAGTCTTCTTTGGCTTTGTTGAGTTTGAAGACATGTCTGGTATTCAGAATGCTTTAAAT GCATCGCCGATAGAATTGAATGGTCGTTTAGTACATGTTGAGGAGAGGAGGCCTAACTGTGGATTCCCAAGTGCCAGAA GACGGGGGCGAGGAAGGGACCAAGGTGGTGGACGATATGACGGGGAGTATGCTACTCGATCGAAGGGAACCGGGCACCAGAAAAAGGGTGGACGCCAGTCTGACAGCTACTAG
- the LOC112899788 gene encoding ammonium transporter 1 member 1 yields the protein MSTCAADLAPLLGPAAANATGYLCSQFADTASAVDATYLLFSAYLVFAMQLGFAMLCAGSVRAKNTMNIMLTNVLDAAAGALFYYLFGFAFAFGTPSNGFIGKQFFGLKHLPKTGFDYDFFLYQWAFAIAAAGITSGSIAERTQFVAYLIYSAFLTGFVYPIVSHWFWSTDGWAAASRTSGPLLFGSGVIDFAGSGVVHMVGGIAGLWGALIEGPRIGRFDHAGRSVALKGHSASLVVLGTFLLWFGWYGFNPGSFNTILKSYGPAGTVHGQWSAVGRTAVTTTLAGSVAALTTLFGKRLQTGHWNVVDVCNGLLGGFAAITAGCSVVDPWAAVICGFVSAWVLIGANALAARLKFDDPLEAAQLHGGCGAWGILFTALFAKQKYVEEIYGAGRPYGLFMGGGGRLLAAHIIQILVIAGWVSCTMGPLFYALKKLDLLRISADDEMAGMDLTRHGGFAYVYHDEDPGDKAGVGGFMLRSAQNRIEPAAAAAAATTGNQV from the coding sequence ATGTCGACGTGCGCGGCGGACCTCGCGCCGCTGCTgggcccggcggcggcgaacgCCACGGGCTACCTCTGCAGCCAGTTCGCGGACACGGCGTCGGCGGTGGACGCCACGTACCTGCTCTTCTCGGCGTACCTCGTCTTCGCCATGCAGCTCGGCTTCGCCATGCTCTGCGCGGGCTCCGTCCGCGCCAAGAACACCATGAACATCATGCTCACCAACGtgctcgacgccgccgcggGGGCGCTCTTCTACTACCTCTTCGGCTTCGCCTTCGCCTTCGGCACGCCCTCCAACGGCTTCATCGGGAAGCAGTTCTTCGGCCTCAAGCACCTGCCCAAGACCGGCTTCGACTACGACTTCTTCCTCTACCAGTGGGCCTTCGCTATCGCCGCCGCGGGCATCACGTCGGGCTCCATCGCCGAGAGGACGCAGTTCGTCGCCTACCTCATCTACTCCGCCTTCCTCACGGGGTTCGTGTACCCGATCGTGTCGCACTGGTTCTGGTCCACTGACGGGTGGGCCGCCGCGAGCCGCACCTCCGGCCCGCTCCTCTTCGGCTCCGGCGTCATCGACTTCGCCGGCTCCGGGGTTGTCCACATGGTCGGCGGCATCGCGGGGCTCTGGGGTGCGCTAATCGAGGGGCCCCGCATCGGGCGCTTCGACCACGCCGGCCGCTCCGTGGCGCTCAAGGGCCACAGCGCGTCGCTCGTCGTGCTCGGCACCTTCCTCCTGTGGTTCGGCTGGTACGGGTTCAACCCGGGGTCCTTCAACACCATCCTCAAGTCCTACGGCCCCGCCGGGACCGTCCACGGGCAGTGGTCGGCCGTGGGCCGCACCGCCGTCACTACCACCCTCGCCGGCAGCGTCGCGGCGCTCACCACGCTGTTCGGGAAGCGGCTCCAGACGGGGCACTGGAACGTGGTGGACGTCTGCAACGGGCTCCTCGGCGGGTTCGCGGCCATCACGGCGGGCTGCAGCGTCGTCGACCCCTGGGCCGCCGTGATCTGCGGGTTCGTGTCCGCGTGGGTGCTCATCGGGGCGAACGCGCTCGCCGCGCGCCTCAAGTTCGACGACCCGCTGGAGGCCGCGCAGCTCCACGGCGGGTGCGGCGCATGGGGCATCCTCTTCACCGCCCTCTTCGCCAAGCAGAAGTACGTGGAGGAGATCTACGGCGCGGGGAGGCCGTACGGGCTGTtcatgggcggcggcgggcgcctcCTCGCCGCGCACATCATCcagatcctggtcatcgccggGTGGGTGAGCTGCACCATGGGCCCGCTCTTCTACGCGCTCAAGAAGCTCGACCTGCTGCGCATCTCGGCCGACGacgagatggccggcatggacCTGACCCGTCACGGCGGGTTCGCCTACGTCTACCACGACGAGGACCCCGGCGACAAGGCCGGGGTTGGTGGGTTCATGCTCAGGTCCGCGCAGAACCGTatcgagccggcggcggcggcggcggcggcgacgaccggCAACCAGGTGTAA
- the LOC112900774 gene encoding uncharacterized protein DKFZp434B061-like, producing the protein MGASSSKCKPSRSSSTERRWSSCALALRAATSTSASSKSSRTERTRSFSPASSAASALASCCRSRSTSSAVPTSTYSSSSDDSTMKYPVGSWTDPAAAHSVVPPSAADPAMELEPERPPLSPTPTPSRPNKRAMASGSMLRPACSRASARRSSTGKRFLGRTPSRRRPPSPPGRSSSLDSVRTCACALDDLQAGRARDYRKAVGYVTGPCQRQHGAAW; encoded by the coding sequence ATGGGGGCGTCCTCGTCCAAGTGCAAGCCGTCCAGGAGCTCTTCGACCGAGCGGAGGTGGTCGTCGTGCGCTCTAGCTTTACGGGCGGCGACGTCGacttcggcctcctccaagagCTCTAGGACCGAGAGGACGCGGTCGTTCAGTCCGGCCTCGAGCGCCGCCTCGGCGCTGGCCTCCTGCTGCCGCTCGCGCTCGACCTCGTCGGCCGTGCCCACCAGTACGTACTCGAGCTCATCCGACGACTCCACCATGAAGTACCCAGTTGGCTCGTGGACCgacccggcggcggcgcactCCGTCGTCCCACCGTCCGCCGCGGACCCCGCGATGGAACTGGAGCCGGAACGACCTCCGCtgtcgccgacgccgacgccctCGAGGCCGAACAAGCGCGCGATGGCCTCGGGGTCCATGCTGCGGCCGGCGTGCTCGCGGGCGAGCGCGAGGAGATCATCCACCGGGAAGCGTTTCCTGGGGCGAACGCCCAGTCGACGCCGTCCACCGTCACCTCCGGGGCGGTCATCGTCGCTCGACTCGGTGCGCACCTGCGCATGCGCGCTCGACGATTTGCAAGCCGGCCGCGCGCGAGATTATCGGAAAGCGGTTGGCTACGTAACCGGGCCGTGCCAACGACAGCATGGTGCTGCGTGGTAA
- the LOC112899965 gene encoding uncharacterized protein LOC112899965, translating into MLLRSSSTQFLHPFFLSSSFPSPTSSLQLRRAFSDSHIPSLSTPSDAGAGGISSRPTSGGLRTELSFSVYNTFGGALLASQAEPRHGHDQQHEEPELLLQDQQQERTVQPDHPEVPLFLARGLGIDRIASGFFTAGAAGKSMAAGGKGNTIGGGVEEQALWEQDEEAAALDAQYKRMVDEQPGNALFLRNYAQFLHEVKGDARRAEEYYSRAMLADPGDGEIMSQYAKLVWEVHRDQERCLGYFHKSVQAAPQNSHVLAAYASFLWEQDDDDDLGEGEQGAGGAGAPDQYAARAQQAGQVRELASAAV; encoded by the exons ATGTTGCTGCGGAGCTCATCCACGCAATTCCTGCAccccttcttcctctcctcctcctttccCTCGCCCACCTCCTCCCTGCAGCTCCGCCGCGCCTTCTCCGACAGCCACATCCCCTCCCTCTCCACCCCCAGCGACGCAGGCGCCGGCGGCATCAGCAGCAGACCCACCTCCGGCGGCCTCCGCACGGAGCTCTCCTTCTCCGTCTACAACACCTTCGGCGGCGCACTGCTGGCATCCCAGGCGGAGCCTCGCCACGGCCAcgaccagcagcacgaggaaCCGGAGCTGCTGCTGCAGGATCAGCAGCAGGAGCGCACTGTGCAGCCGGACCACCCGGAGGTGCCGCTGTTCCTGGCGAGGGGCCTCGGGATCGACCGCATCGCCTCGGGCTTcttcaccgccggcgccgccggcaaGAGCATGGCCGCGGGAGGCAAGGGCAACACGATTGGGGGCGGCGTGGAGGAGCAGGCGCTGTGGGAGCAGGACGAGGAGGCGGCCGCGCTGGACGCGCAGTACAAGCGCATGGTGGACGAGCAGCCCGGGAACGCGCTGTTCCTGCGCAACTACGCGCAGTTCCTGCACGAG GTGAAAGGAGACGCGAGGAGGGCGGAGGAGTACTACTCGCGCGCCATGCTCGCGGACCCCGGCGACGGCGAGATCATGTCGCAGTACGCCAAGCTGGTCTGGGAGGTGCACCGCGACCAGGAGAGGTGCCTCGGCTACTTCCACAAGTCCGTGCAGGCCGCGCCACAGAACAG CCATGTCCTCGCCGCGTACGCCAGCTTCCTGTGGgagcaggacgacgacgacgacctcgGGGAAGGCGAGCAAGGCGCGGGTGGGGCTGGAGCGCCGGATCAGTACGCTGCACGTGCACAGCAGGCAGGGCAAGTGAGGGAACTGGCTTCGGCGGCCGTCTGA
- the LOC112898887 gene encoding putative G3BP-like protein isoform X1 — MDPMEQPEPEVAGHYYALQVGSYFLTGYYNVLTNQPHLASQFYTDNSSVVRLDCETGQWSLGETVEVINDMMMSMNVTKVEVKTANFLESWGAAITLLVTGLVQLKNYPVRKRFVQNIVLAPKKDGYFIFSDIFKLICDEYDDQYHVSDYNCADNLPQVDASYTMAETAGSDYLDGEPQEVVAPAENHVQQQDPSEYKVVNVIYEEAHSEEHMPSFPSSTGVKQEWPLAPHPSSPPTPEEPVEEAPKTYASVLRTKAKATMGNAESPQAQQLAQQVQTVPVHEKSNLDNNRAVSAPDDEEEFISVYVGNLSPSTSVFDLEKVFQAFGRIKPDGVAIRSRKEAGVFFGFVEFEDMSGIQNALNASPIELNGRLVHVEERRPNCGFPSARRRGRGRDQGGGRYDGEYATRSKGTGHQKKGGRQSDSY, encoded by the exons ATGGACCCGATGGAGCAGCCGGAGCCCGAAGTCGCGGGCCACTACTACGCCCTCCAG GTGGGCTCCTACTTCCTGACGGGCTACTACAACGTCCTGACGAACCAGCCGCACCTGGCGAGCCAGTTCTACACGGACAATAGCAGCGTCGTCAGGCTGGACTGCGAGACGGGGCAGTGGTCGCTTGGAGAGACGGTGGAG GTTATCAATGATATGATGATGTCCATGAATGTAACCAAGGTTGAGGTTAAAACAGCAAATTTCTTGGAGTCATGGGGTGCGGCGATCACGCTGCTGGTCACTGGCCTAGTGCAATTGAAGAACTACCCTGTTCGAAAGCGATTCGTTCAGAATATTGTTCTTGCTCCAAAGAAAGATGGGTATTTTATATTCAGTGACATCTTTAAGCTCATCTGTGATGAGTACGATGATCAGTACCATGTTTCTGATTACAATTGTGCTGACAACCTGCCCCAAGTGGATGCTTCTTATACAATGGCTGAAACAG CAGGGTCTGATTATTTGGATGGAGAACCTCAGGAGGTTGTAGCTCCTGCTGAAAATCATGTGCAGCAGCAAGATCCTTCGGAGTATAAGGTTGTGAATGTGATCTATGAGGAAGCTCATTCAGAAGAGCATATGCCCTCATTCCCCAGTTCAACAGGTGTTAAACAGGAGTGGCCTCTTGCTCCCCACCCATCTTCCCCGCCTACCCCCGAAGAACCTGTGGAAGAAGCACCTAAAACATATGCTTCAGTG TTGCGAACAAAAGCGAAGGCCACAATGGGGAATGCAGAGTCTCCACAGGCTCAACAGTTGGCTCAGCAGGTGCAAACTGTCCCGGTGCATGAAAAATCTAACTTGGACAACAACCGGGCTGTTAGCGCCCCTgatgatgaag AAGAGTTTATTTCAGTTTATGTTGGGAATCTTTCACCATCTACTTCAGTCTTTGATCTTGAGAAGGTGTTTCAGGCTTTTGGAAGAATTAAACCTGATGGAGTTGCCATCCGAAGCCGCAAG GAGGCTGGAGTCTTCTTTGGCTTTGTTGAGTTTGAAGACATGTCTGGTATTCAGAATGCTTTAAAT GCATCGCCGATAGAATTGAATGGTCGTTTAGTACATGTTGAGGAGAGGAGGCCTAACTGTGGATTCCCAAGTGCCAGAA GACGGGGGCGAGGAAGGGACCAAGGTGGTGGACGATATGACGGGGAGTATGCTACTCGATCGAAGGGAACCGGGCACCAGAAAAAGGGTGGACGCCAGTCTGACAGCTACTAG
- the LOC112901449 gene encoding DEAD-box ATP-dependent RNA helicase 13 — protein MAEPPQQPSSGPTTPPQEDNQSAKTNSKKNRGTKKSKRASASSLGSSTMAEDPFFVLAGGKEGGFLELEEIDEADFRIVGGDVKDVGADEGKAGKNDGKKKKKKKKKRKRGDDDQKKRNADDDEGLSGDDDSVVENEQEGEKEKKTTKRKRNMKKRKVKDSEKSGEGNEEVADDNAEDMQDENENMEQDKDDELILGEDDVFAWHELRLHPLLVKAMRRLGFKEPTPIQKSCFPAAAHQGKDVIGAAETGSGKTLAFGLPILQRLLEEREKAARLHQDDEKMEESSRGSPLRALILTPTRELAKQVCDHLKDAAKFLGIHVVPIVGGLSMEKQERLLKKKPEIVVGTPGRLWELMSMNNQHLVELHSLSFFVLDEADRMIERGHFHELQSIIEMLPLTNGSDEQAARTMPNCETVPILQIKKRQTFVFSATLALSSNFRKKLKRGLSTSKASTDDVSSIEALSKQAGMKPNAEIVDLTKASILPEKLEESFIECSEEDKDAYLYYILSVHGQGRTIIFCTSIAALRHISSILRILGINVLTNHAQMQQRARMKAVDRFRGSGNSILVATDGFARGMDFDDVRTVIHYQLPHSTDVYIHRSGRTARKSLAGCSIAIICPADKSKFYSLCKSLSKENLQQFPVDHAYMPEVMDRLSLARQIDKIARKSSQENANKSWLQRNAESMGLLLETSDSEEERVKGHKQRKATSAHLQKLQQELSDLLKRPLQPKTFSRRYLAGAGISPLLQKQLEELAKRNVSNKSSKTENKGSCLVVIGQDRVEPLQALQNSGQEVCVNLDKEKEKRRLAQNWKRKKHEEKKRTREQKRKQRRKAKGTE, from the exons ATGGCCGAGCCACCGCAGCAGCCATCATCGGGCCCCACCACTCCGCCGCAGGAAGACAACCAAAGCGCTAAGACAAATAGCAAGAAGAACCGCGGCACGAAGAAATCGAAGCGAGCCAGCGCCTCCTCGTTGGGCTCCAGCACCATGGCTGAGGACCCGTTCTTCGTCCTCGCCGGCGGCAAGGAAGGAG GGTTCCTGGAGTTGGAAGAGATTGACGAGGCGGACTTCAGGATTGTAGGGGGAGACGTGAAGGACGTGGGAGCAGATGAGGGGAAGGCGGGCAAGAacgatgggaagaagaagaagaagaagaagaagaagcggaAGCGTGGGGATGATGACCAGAAGAAGAGGAATGCGGATGATGACGAGGGCTTGAGTGGCGATGACGATTCGGTAGTTGAGAATGAGCAGGAGggggagaaggagaagaagacGACGAAGAGAAAGAGGAACATGAAGAAGAGGAAGGTGAAGGATAGTGAGAAGAGTGGGGAGGGCAATGAGGAAGTCGCCGACGACAATGCAGAAG ACATGCAAGATGAAAATGAGAATATGGAACAAGATAAGGATGATGAGCTTATTTTGGGCGAGGATGATGTTTTTGCATGGCACGAACTTAGGCTTCACCCTCTGCTAGTCAAGGCAATGCGCAGGCTTGGATTCAAAGAGCCAACTCCTATACAAAAGTCTTGCTTTCCTGCAGCAGCTCATCAAGGCAAG GATGTTATTGGTGCAGCAGAGACAGGTTCTGGGAAGACACTTGCTTTTGGCCTCCCCATTTTGCAACGTCTCCTTGAGGAGCGAGAAAAGGCTGCAAGATTACACCAGGATGATGAAAAAATGGAGGAAAGTTCTCGAGGAAGCCCTCTTCGTGCTCTTATTTTGACACCCACCAGGGAGCTTGCAAAACAG GTATGCGATCATCTAAAAGATGCAGCCAAGTTCTTAGGAATCCATGTTGTTCCTATTGTTGGTGGTCTATCAATGGAAAAGCAAGAACGGCTTTTGAAAAAGAAGCCTGAAATTGTTGTTGGAACTCCCGGAAGATTGTGGGAGCTCATGTCGATGAACAATCAACACCTAGTTGAG CTGCATTCGTTGTCATTCTTTGTGTTGGATGAGGCTGATAGAATGATCGAACGAGGCCATTTTCATGAATTACAATCTATCATTGAGATGCTCCCGCTGACTAATGGTTCTGATGAACAAGCTGCAAGAACAATGCCAAACTGTGAGACTGTGCCAATCTTGCAAATAAAGAAGAGGCAAACCTTTGTGTTCTCAGCCACACTTGCACTTTCATCTAATTTCCGAAAGAAGCTGAAGCGTGGCCTATCTACTTCAAAGGCATCAACCGATGATGTGAGCTCTATTGAAGCACTGTCAAAGCAGGCTGGAATGAAACCAAATGCAGAAATAGTTGATCTGACAAAGGCTTCAATCTTGCCTGAGAAGCTTGAAGAATCTTTTATCGA GTGCAGTGAAGAGGATAAGGATGCCTATCTGTATTATATACTGAGTGTTCATGGGCAAGGTCGCACAATAATATTTTGTACATCGATTGCTGCATTACGCCACATTTCCTCCATATTGCGCATTCTTGGAATTAATGTCTTGACAAACCATGCTCAAATGCAACAAAGGGCTCGCATGAAG GCTGTGGATCGTTTCCGTGGAAGTGGGAATTCCATTTTGGTCGCAACTGATGGTTTTGCAAGGGGTATGGATTTTGATGATGTGCGAACAGTTATCCACTATCAGTTGCCACATTCAACTGAT GTTTATATCCATAGAAGTGGAAGGACAGCACGCAAATCGTTGGCTGGCTGCAGCATTGCAATAATTTGTCCTGCTGACAAGTCGAAGTTTTACTCTCTTTGCAAGTCATTGTCAAAG GAGAACCTCCAGCAATTTCCTGTAGATCATGCTTACATGCCTGAGGTAATGGATAGGCTCTCACTTGCTCGGCAGATTGACAAGATTGCGCGTAAAAGTTCACAG GAAAATGCTAACAAATCCTGGCTTCAGAGGAATGCTGAATCCATGGGATTGCTATTGGAGACCAGTGACAGTGAAGAAGAACGTGTAAAAGGCCACAAGCAACGGAAGGCAACTTCTGCACATCTCCAAAAGCTTCAACAG GAATTGAGTGATCTTTTGAAACGCCCCTTGCAGCCAAAGACTTTCTCACGACGCTATTTGGCTGGG GCTGGTATTTCACCATTACTtcagaagcaactagaagagttGGCCAAGAGAAATGTAAGCAACAAAAGCAGCAAGACTGAGAATAAAGGGTCTTGCCTTGTTGTTATTGGTCAGGATCGTGTCGAACCCTTACAAGCACTTCAGAATTCTGGGCAAGAG GTCTGTGTGAACTTAgacaaagaaaaagaaaagcgaAGACTTGCTCAGAACTGGAAGCGGAAGAAGCATGAAGAAAAGAAAC GCACACGAGAGCAGAAGAGAAAGCAGAGGAGAAAAGCTAAGGGGACGGAGTAA
- the LOC112898887 gene encoding putative G3BP-like protein isoform X2 — translation MDPMEQPEPEVAGHYYALQVGSYFLTGYYNVLTNQPHLASQFYTDNSSVVRLDCETGQWSLGETVEVINDMMMSMNVTKVEVKTANFLESWGAAITLLVTGLVQLKNYPVRKRFVQNIVLAPKKDGYFIFSDIFKLICDEYDDQYHVSDYNCADNLPQVDASYTMAETGSDYLDGEPQEVVAPAENHVQQQDPSEYKVVNVIYEEAHSEEHMPSFPSSTGVKQEWPLAPHPSSPPTPEEPVEEAPKTYASVLRTKAKATMGNAESPQAQQLAQQVQTVPVHEKSNLDNNRAVSAPDDEEEFISVYVGNLSPSTSVFDLEKVFQAFGRIKPDGVAIRSRKEAGVFFGFVEFEDMSGIQNALNASPIELNGRLVHVEERRPNCGFPSARRRGRGRDQGGGRYDGEYATRSKGTGHQKKGGRQSDSY, via the exons ATGGACCCGATGGAGCAGCCGGAGCCCGAAGTCGCGGGCCACTACTACGCCCTCCAG GTGGGCTCCTACTTCCTGACGGGCTACTACAACGTCCTGACGAACCAGCCGCACCTGGCGAGCCAGTTCTACACGGACAATAGCAGCGTCGTCAGGCTGGACTGCGAGACGGGGCAGTGGTCGCTTGGAGAGACGGTGGAG GTTATCAATGATATGATGATGTCCATGAATGTAACCAAGGTTGAGGTTAAAACAGCAAATTTCTTGGAGTCATGGGGTGCGGCGATCACGCTGCTGGTCACTGGCCTAGTGCAATTGAAGAACTACCCTGTTCGAAAGCGATTCGTTCAGAATATTGTTCTTGCTCCAAAGAAAGATGGGTATTTTATATTCAGTGACATCTTTAAGCTCATCTGTGATGAGTACGATGATCAGTACCATGTTTCTGATTACAATTGTGCTGACAACCTGCCCCAAGTGGATGCTTCTTATACAATGGCTGAAACAG GGTCTGATTATTTGGATGGAGAACCTCAGGAGGTTGTAGCTCCTGCTGAAAATCATGTGCAGCAGCAAGATCCTTCGGAGTATAAGGTTGTGAATGTGATCTATGAGGAAGCTCATTCAGAAGAGCATATGCCCTCATTCCCCAGTTCAACAGGTGTTAAACAGGAGTGGCCTCTTGCTCCCCACCCATCTTCCCCGCCTACCCCCGAAGAACCTGTGGAAGAAGCACCTAAAACATATGCTTCAGTG TTGCGAACAAAAGCGAAGGCCACAATGGGGAATGCAGAGTCTCCACAGGCTCAACAGTTGGCTCAGCAGGTGCAAACTGTCCCGGTGCATGAAAAATCTAACTTGGACAACAACCGGGCTGTTAGCGCCCCTgatgatgaag AAGAGTTTATTTCAGTTTATGTTGGGAATCTTTCACCATCTACTTCAGTCTTTGATCTTGAGAAGGTGTTTCAGGCTTTTGGAAGAATTAAACCTGATGGAGTTGCCATCCGAAGCCGCAAG GAGGCTGGAGTCTTCTTTGGCTTTGTTGAGTTTGAAGACATGTCTGGTATTCAGAATGCTTTAAAT GCATCGCCGATAGAATTGAATGGTCGTTTAGTACATGTTGAGGAGAGGAGGCCTAACTGTGGATTCCCAAGTGCCAGAA GACGGGGGCGAGGAAGGGACCAAGGTGGTGGACGATATGACGGGGAGTATGCTACTCGATCGAAGGGAACCGGGCACCAGAAAAAGGGTGGACGCCAGTCTGACAGCTACTAG